CACGCCCGGCTCTTCATAGCCCATGGCGATCAGGGTGCCGCGTATGCCTTCAAGATTGGCCGCCTTCGGGTATTTCACCTCCATCAGCGTGCCGCCCTTGAATTCGACGGACAGGTGCAAGCCCTTGTGCACCAGGAAGAAGACGGCGGCAAGGAAGGTCACGGCCGAAATCACGTTGAAAATCAACGCATGGCGCATGAAGGGAATATCTTTTTTAATCCGGAAAAATTCCATGAAATCCTCTGAGTTCTATTCTGTGCGTCCGGCAGCTGTGCCACCGGACGCGATCGCTGTTGTCGCTATTGGGTAAGGCTGGGCCGTCGCTTATTTGCTGGTGCCCGGCACCCACACCGTGCCGATCGACAAGGTCGTCAGCTTTTTCTTGCGGCCATACCAGAGGTTGACCACGCCGCGCGACACGAACACGGAGGAGAACATCGAGGTCAGGATGCCCAGGCAATGCACGACAGCGAAGCCGCGCACGGGACCGCTGCCGAAGGCCAGCAGCGCCAGGCCGACGATCAGGGTGGTCACGTTCGAGTCCAGAATCGTGGCCCAGGCACGGTCGAAGCCGGCGGCGATCGCCGCTTGCGGCGTATTGCCGGCGCGCAGCTCTTCACGGATACGTTCATTGATCAGCACGTTGGCGTCAATCGCCATGCCCAGCGCCAGCGCGATAGCGGCGATACCTGGCAAGGTCAAGGTCACCTGGATCATCGACAGCAAGCCGACCAGCAACAGCAGGTTGGTGGCCAGGGCCAGCACGCTGAAGGCGCCGAACAGCATGTAGTAGGCGATCATGAAGATGGCGATGGCGATGAAGCCGTACAAGGTCGAGTGGAAGCCCTTGGCGATGTTTTCCGCGCCCAGCTGCGGTCCGATCGTGCGTTCCTCGATGACGGTCATCGGTGCGGACAGGGCTCCCGAGCGCAGCAGCAGCGCCAGTTCATTCGCGTTTTCCGCGCCGCCCATGCCCGTGATCTGGAAGCGCGAACCGAGTTCCTGCTGGATGGTCGCCACCGACAGCACTTCCGGCTTGCCCTTTTCAAACAGCACGATGGCCATGCGCTTGCCCACGCGTTCGCGCGTCGCTTCGCGCATCTTGCGTCCGCCGTCGCCGTTCAGGTCGATCGACACGGCCGCTTGCTGGTTCTGGTCGAAGCTGGCCGTGGCGCTGGAGATATAGTCGCCCGTCAGGATCACGTCTTTCGCCAGCACGACAGGGACGCCCTTGCCGACGGTGAACAGTTCCGAGTTGAACGGGATGGCGCTCGACAGTTCGGTGCCAGGCACGATGGTTTCATCGACCAGGCGCACTTCCAGCGTCGCCGTGCGGCCGATGATGGCTTTCGCGCGGGCCACGTCCTGCACGCCAGGCAGTTGCACCACGATGCGGTCGGGACCTTGCTGCTGGATCAGCGGCTCGGCCACGCCCAGCTCGTTGACGCGCTTGGACAGGGTGGAGATATTCTGTTTTACGCCTTCGTCGATGGTCGCCTTCAGGGCGGCCGGCTTCAGGGTGATGTTCAATTTCAAATCGCTGCCTTCGCCCGCATCGGCGAACGCCAGTTCCGACATCTGGTCGGACAGCACATTTTTTGCCTTCAGGCGCGTTTCCGCGTCGCGGAAGTTGATCTGCACGCTGTCGCCCACGCGCTCGATGCCCGCATGGCGGATATTTTTGTCACGCAACACGCTACGCGCGGCGGACTGGACGCCCTGGACTTTCTTGTTCAATACTGCTTTTGCATCGACCTGCATCAGGAAGTGCACGCCGCCGCGCAAGTCCAGGCCCAGGAACATGGGCAAGGCATGCAATTTTTGCATCCACATCGGGGTATTGGCTTGCAGGTTGACCGTCACGATGTACGCGGGGTCGCTGGCATCGGGATTGAGGTCCTTTTCCAGCACCAGTTTCGCCTTGAACTGAGTATCGGGATCGGCGAAACGCACGCGCACGGAGGCGAGGTTGCCGGCGCCATCCATGGTGACACCTTCCGACTTGACGTTCTCTTTCGTCAATATTTGCTCGACTTGCGTCATCAGCTCGCCCGTCACCTTGACGGTCGACTTGCCGCTGGTTACTTGCAGCGCCGGTGACTCACCGAAATAATTGGGTGCCGTATAAAGTGCGCCCAGCAATAAGGCGACGACGATGATGATGTATTTCCAGGCAGGATAGCGATTCATATTGATTCAGCGTTCAGTGTTGAGCGTCGGAGGCGTCGCGAGGGGCGGCGGGTAGCCGCCCCGTTCAATCATTGCCGGGGCAATGACAGCGAGGAATTACAGCGCCTTCAGGGTGCCTTTAGGCAGCAAGGTGGTAATGGAGCTCTTTTGCACCGTGATTTCGGTGCCGGTCGCCACTTCGATGGTGACGTAAGCGTCCACTACCTTGACAACACGGCCCAGCATACCGCCGGCGGTGACGACTTCGTCACCCTTGGCCAGCGCGTCCATCATCGCCCGTTGTTCTTTGGCGCGTTTTTGCTGTGGACGGATCATCAGGAAATACATGACCACGAACATCAATACCAGCGGCAGGAAGCTGGTCAGGTTGCCGCCGAGGCCCAGGGCGTCGGTTGGGGCTTGCGCATAAGCGTTGGAAATGAAAAACACGGTGACTCCAGTTCTAATCAGTTTGAAAAAATAGCGCTGTATTCTAGCATTGGCAATCCGCCAAGCCCCCAATTGCAGGCATGGCAGCTTCAAATGGGGCTAAAAAGGCATTATGCAATGCTTTCTCGCCCCCGTCCAAGCACCAATACACAAAACTTCCGGCCATGCTGCCGCCAGGGCGCAAGCTAAGGTTTTCTTAAGTTCCGCGTGCGCGTTCCGCATGGAATTGCAGCGTAAAAGCGTGGAAACGGTCTTCATCGAGCGCTTCGCGCATCTGGCGCATCAGGTCCAGGTAGTAATGCAGGTTGTGGATGGTATTGAGGCGCGCGCCGAGGATTTCCTTGGAGCGGTGCAGATGGTGCAGGTAGGCGCGCGAGAAGTTGCGGCAAGCGTAGCAGCTGCAGGTTTCGTCCAGCGGCGCCTGGTCTTCCTTGTACTTGGCATTTTTGATCTTGATGTCGCCAAAACGGGTGAACAGCCAGCCATTGCGGGCGTTACGCGTCGGCATGACGCAGTCAAACATGTCGATGCCGTTCGACACGCCCGCCACCAGGTCTTCCGGCGTGCCCACGCCCATCAGGTAATGGGGCTTGTTGGCCGGCAGGCGCGGGCCCACGTGGGCCAGCATGCGCATCATGTCTTCCTTCGGCTCGCCGACGGACAGGCCGCCGATGGCGATGCCGGGGAAGTCGATCTCTTCGAGCTTGGCCAGCGACTCGTCGCGCAGCATTTCGAACATGCCGCCCTGCACGATGCCAAACAGCGCATTCGGGTTTTCGCCGCGGTGGAACTCATCCTTCGAGCGCTGCGCCCAGCGCAAGGACATGCGCATGGACTTGGCCGCTTCCTCGATCGTGGCCGGGCGGCCCTGAATTTCGTACGGCGTGCATTCGTCGAACTGCATGACGATATCGGAATTCAAGACGCGCTGCACCTGCATCGACACTTCCGGCGAGAGGAACAGCTTATCGCCGTTGATGGGCGAATTGAAATGCACGCCCTCTTCCGTGATCTTGCGCATGGCGCCCAGCGAAAACACCTGGAAGCCGCCCGAATCCGTCAGGATCGGCTTGTTCCAGCCCATGAAACCGTGCAAGCCGCCGAATTTTTCCATGACGGTGTTGCCTGGACGCAACCACAGGTGAAAAGTGTTGCCCAGGATAATCTGCGCGTCGATCTCGTTGAGTTCCAGCGGCGACATGGCTTTCACCGAGCCGTAAGTGCCCACTGGCATGAAGATCGGCGTCTGCACGACACCATGGTTGAGTTTCAAGGTGCCGCGGCGTGCCTTGGTCAGGCCGCTCGTGTCGGTCTTGAGTAATGTAAATTCCAGCATGGTCAGTCTTTCACGGGAGTATCAAGGTTCAGTGCGGCGCGCGATTGCGTGGTGAGCAGCATCGCATCGCCATAGCTGAAGAAACGGTAGTTCTGCGCGATCGCATGCGCGTAGGCGTTGCGGATCGGCTCATAGCCGGCAAAGGCCGACACCAGCATCAGCAGGGTCGACTTCGGCAAATGGAAGTTGGTAATCAGGCGCGTCACCGTTTTAAAGGCATAGCCGGGCGTGATGAACAGGGCCGTATCGGCGCTGCCCGCCACCAGCTGGCCGCTTTGCGAGGCCGATTCCAGCGCGCGCAGGCTGGTCGTGCCGACGGCGACCACGTCGCGCCCGGCCTGCTGCGCGGCGCGCACGGCGTCGACGGTTTCCTGCGGCATGGTGTACCACTCGGTATGCATCTTGTGTTCGGCCAGCACTTCCGTGCGCACGGGCTGGAAGGTGCCGGCGCCCACGTGCAGGGTCACATAGGCAAAGTTGACGCCCTTGGCCTTCAACTGGTCGAGCAGGGCCTGGTCGAAATGCAGGCCCGCCGTCGGCGCGGCGACAGCGCCCGGCACCTTGTTGAAGACCGTCTGGTAGCGCGTTTCGTCGAATTCGTCCGCATCGTGCTCGATGTAGGGCGGCAGCGGCAAGCGGCCATGCGCCTCGATCAGCTCGAACACGTCGGCCTCGAAGTGCAAGGTAAAGAATTCGCCGGCGCGCTGGCCGACCGTCACGTCAAAGGCGTCGGCCAGGCGGATGCGGCAACCGGGCGGCGGCGACTTCGACGCGCGCACCTGGGCCAGCACGGTGCGGTCGTCGAGCACGCGCTCGACCAGCGCCTCGATCTTGCCGCCGCTTTCCTTGACGCCAAAAAAGCGCGCCTTGAGCACGCGCGTATCGTTCATCACCAGCAGGTCGCCCGCGGCTAGCTGTCCTACGATGTCGGCGAACTGGCGGTCGACCACGGTCTCGCCGTCCAGATGCAACAGGCGCGAGGCGCTGCGCTCGGCCAACGGAGTTTGCGCAATGTTTTCTTGCGGCAAATTAAAATCGAAATCGGAAAGCGAATACATGCGTTTTGCTTCAAAAGTACGTCAAAAATGATTAGGAGTGCGCAATGGAACATCTGGCACTATACTGTGCGCCTATACAGGCATTACAATAATCCGCCGCAGCAACTACGACTGCGGTACGCACAGGGTGTGCCGGACAACCCTCTATTTTACGCTAGCGGCACCAAAACCTTGCATATGTCCGATCCCAAGCCCGATCTTCCGCCCTCAGCCAAGCCGGCCGCGAAGCCGAAAGCCGCCAAAAAAGTGGTCAGCACGGAAAGCCGGCTGGCCAAACTGGGCTTGCGCACGGATATGGACCTGGTGCTGCACCTGCCGATGCGCTACGAGGACGAAACCAAGGTCTACACGATACGCGACGCCTGCCTGCGCGGCGGCGAGTCGTGGCAAGTGGAAGGCATCGTCACCAAGTGCGAAGTCAATTTCAAGCCGCGCAAGCAGCTGCTGGTGACGATCGCCGACGAAACGGGCAATTTGCTGCTGCGCTTCATGAATTTCTACGGCAGCCAGGTCAAGCAGCTGGCCGAAGGCACGCGCGTGCGCGCGCGCGCCGAACTCAAGCACGGCTTTTTCGGCGCCGAGATGGTGCACCCGACGTACAAGGTGGTTAACGAAGGCGCGCCGCTGCCCACGGCGCTCACGCCCGTGTATCCGTCCGGTGAAGGCCTGTCGCAGCACGTGCTGCGGCGCGAAATCGCGGACGCCATGCGCCGCATCGACTGGCAGGACACCTTGCCCGATCATCTGCTGCGCGAGATGCAGCTGTCGCCGTTCCGCGCCGCCGTGCACCTCTTGCACTACCCGCCGCAGGATATCGATGAAAGCGCGCTGATGGACCGCTCGCACCCGGCCTGGGTGCGCATGAAGTTCGATGAACTGCTGGCGCAGCAACTGTCGCTGAAACGCGCCCAGCGCGCGCGCCGCTCGAAGGGCGCGGCGTCCCTGCCCATCGTCGGCAATTTGTCGAACGCTTTCGGCGCCGCCCTGCCCTTCAAGCTGACGGGCGCACAGGCGCGCGTGCTCGAGGAAATCCGCGCTGACCTGCGCCAGCCGTATCCGATGCAGCGCTTGCTGCAGGGCGACGTCGGCAGCGGCAAGACGGTCGTGGCGGCGTTATCCGCCACGCAGGCGATCGACAGCGGCTACCAGGCCGCGCTGATGGCGCCCACGGAGATTTTGGCCGAGCAGCACTTCCGCAAGATCGCCGCCTGGATGGAACCGCTGGGCGTGAAGGTGGCGTGGCTGACGGGTAGCCTGAAGAAAAAGGAAAAGACGGCGGCGCTGGCCCTGATCGAATCGGGCGAAGCGCAGCTGGTGATCGGCACGCATGCGCTGATCCAGGATAACGTGCTGTTTGCCAAACTGGGCCTGGTGATCGTCGACGAGCAGCACCGCTTCGGCGTGGGCCAGCGCCTGACCCTGCGCAACAAGGGCGACAGCGCGGCCGTGCCGCACCAGCTGATGATGTCGGCCACGCCCATCCCGCGCACCCTGGCCATGACGTATTACGCCGACCTGGAAGTGTCGGTGATCGACGAGCTGCCGCCCGGCCGCAGCCCCATCGTCACGCGCGCCATCGACCAGAACCGGCGCGACGAAGTCATCGCCCGCGTCTACGCAGCCGCGCTGGAAGGCCGGCAGGTGTACTGGGTCTGCCCGCTGATAGAGGAATCGGAAGCGCTGCAGCTGCAGACGGCCACCGATACCTACATGATGCTGGCCGATGCCTTGCCCGCGCTGCAGGTGGGCCTCGTGCACGGCCGCCTGAAACCGGCGGAAAAACAGGAAGTGATGGACGCTTTCATCGCCGGCCATATCCACGTGCTGGTGGCCACCACCGTCATCGAGGTGGGTGTCGACGTGCCGAACGCTTCGCTGATGGTGATCGAGCACGCCGAGCGTTTCGGCCTGTCGCAGCTGCACCAGCTGCGCGGCCGCGTGGGCCGCGGCTCGGCAGCCAGCGTCTGCCTGCTGCTGTACCAGGGACCGCTGGGCGGCGTGGCGCGCCAGCGCTTGATGACCATGCGCGAGACGACGGACGGTTTTGAAATTGCCCGCCGCGACCTGGAAATCCGCGGACCCGGAGAATTCCTCGGCGCGCGCCAGTCCGGCCAGGCCATGCTGCGCTTCGCCGACCTGGAAACGGACCAATGGCTGGTCGACCAGGCCCGCGACGTGGCGCACGACCTGCTGCACGCCACCACGGCGGCCGCCGCAGCCACCGTGGAAGCGCACCTGGCGCGCTGGCTGGGTGGGAAAGAGGAATTTTTGAAGGTGTAGGTCTTACATTGCATGTCGGATTACGCGCTTTGCGCTAATCCGACCTACTCATGACACAAACGGTAGGTCGGATTAGCGTAGCGTAATCCGACAACATTGTTGACCCCGCCTACTCCCGCCCAACACCCGCCACATCCACACCATCGCCGCCCCAATCCGCAGCACACCATCCCTGCTTTACATACCGGTGAAAACTGGAATACGGCCAATCGATGGCTTTGCTCACAAGACCATGCTTGACGGGGTTGTAATGGATGTAATCGACATGCTTGGCGAAGTCGCGCTCATCGCGCAAGACATGCTCCCAATACCGCTGCTGCCAGACATTTTCAAGATCGCAGCGCTTGCTGAACCTCGTCTTGATCAAGCGCCAGCGCGTCATGAAATCGGCATCGCCTTCAGGCAGGGTCCAGATGCAGTGCAGGTGATCGGGCAAGATGACGATGGCGTCGATAGCGAATGGCCGCTTCTGGCGCACGGCGCGGAAAGCGTCCCTGAGCAAAGCCACGGCAATTTCCGAAGTAAAGACGGGCCGGCGGTGTGCCGTCACCACTGTGAAGAAAAAGCTGCCGCCAGGCTGGAATGCGCGTCGATATCGCATGGTTTCGGGTGTTGCCGGATTACGGCCTGCGGCCTGAACGTCATCGGTATTGCTTATTTCGGGGTGTTGTCGGATTACGGCCTGCGGCCTAAGCGTCATCGGTATTGCTTATTTCGGGGTGTTGTCGGATTACGGCCTTCGGCCTAAGCGCCGTTGGTATTGTTTATTTTCGGGTGTTGTCGGATTACGGCCTTCGGCCTAATCCGACCTACGCGATATGCGCGGCGGCAGGCCGGGTAGGTCGGATTAGCGTAGCGTAATCCGACTTTTCGCAAACTACATTGCGCCCGCGCAGCCTACATGCACATCCAGAAGCGGTTCGCCAGGTCGAGCATGAAGTCGGGGCGCAGATAGGCCAGGAAGACGAGACCCAGCAGCGCAGCGCCGGCCAGGCGCCATAGCCATGTGCGCCAGCTGGCCATTACGCGGCCACCGCCACGCGCTTGACGGCGCGCTCGTCGATGGGCAGGTTGATCAGCGCGGCCAGCAAGCCCAGGCCGATGGTGATCATCCACACGATGTGGTAACTGCCCTGGTGCTCGTACAGGTAGCCGCCCAGCCACGCG
This window of the Janthinobacterium agaricidamnosum genome carries:
- the secD gene encoding protein translocase subunit SecD; this translates as MNRYPAWKYIIIVVALLLGALYTAPNYFGESPALQVTSGKSTVKVTGELMTQVEQILTKENVKSEGVTMDGAGNLASVRVRFADPDTQFKAKLVLEKDLNPDASDPAYIVTVNLQANTPMWMQKLHALPMFLGLDLRGGVHFLMQVDAKAVLNKKVQGVQSAARSVLRDKNIRHAGIERVGDSVQINFRDAETRLKAKNVLSDQMSELAFADAGEGSDLKLNITLKPAALKATIDEGVKQNISTLSKRVNELGVAEPLIQQQGPDRIVVQLPGVQDVARAKAIIGRTATLEVRLVDETIVPGTELSSAIPFNSELFTVGKGVPVVLAKDVILTGDYISSATASFDQNQQAAVSIDLNGDGGRKMREATRERVGKRMAIVLFEKGKPEVLSVATIQQELGSRFQITGMGGAENANELALLLRSGALSAPMTVIEERTIGPQLGAENIAKGFHSTLYGFIAIAIFMIAYYMLFGAFSVLALATNLLLLVGLLSMIQVTLTLPGIAAIALALGMAIDANVLINERIREELRAGNTPQAAIAAGFDRAWATILDSNVTTLIVGLALLAFGSGPVRGFAVVHCLGILTSMFSSVFVSRGVVNLWYGRKKKLTTLSIGTVWVPGTSK
- the yajC gene encoding preprotein translocase subunit YajC, whose protein sequence is MFFISNAYAQAPTDALGLGGNLTSFLPLVLMFVVMYFLMIRPQQKRAKEQRAMMDALAKGDEVVTAGGMLGRVVKVVDAYVTIEVATGTEITVQKSSITTLLPKGTLKAL
- the tgt gene encoding tRNA guanosine(34) transglycosylase Tgt; its protein translation is MLEFTLLKTDTSGLTKARRGTLKLNHGVVQTPIFMPVGTYGSVKAMSPLELNEIDAQIILGNTFHLWLRPGNTVMEKFGGLHGFMGWNKPILTDSGGFQVFSLGAMRKITEEGVHFNSPINGDKLFLSPEVSMQVQRVLNSDIVMQFDECTPYEIQGRPATIEEAAKSMRMSLRWAQRSKDEFHRGENPNALFGIVQGGMFEMLRDESLAKLEEIDFPGIAIGGLSVGEPKEDMMRMLAHVGPRLPANKPHYLMGVGTPEDLVAGVSNGIDMFDCVMPTRNARNGWLFTRFGDIKIKNAKYKEDQAPLDETCSCYACRNFSRAYLHHLHRSKEILGARLNTIHNLHYYLDLMRQMREALDEDRFHAFTLQFHAERARGT
- the queA gene encoding tRNA preQ1(34) S-adenosylmethionine ribosyltransferase-isomerase QueA, which produces MYSLSDFDFNLPQENIAQTPLAERSASRLLHLDGETVVDRQFADIVGQLAAGDLLVMNDTRVLKARFFGVKESGGKIEALVERVLDDRTVLAQVRASKSPPPGCRIRLADAFDVTVGQRAGEFFTLHFEADVFELIEAHGRLPLPPYIEHDADEFDETRYQTVFNKVPGAVAAPTAGLHFDQALLDQLKAKGVNFAYVTLHVGAGTFQPVRTEVLAEHKMHTEWYTMPQETVDAVRAAQQAGRDVVAVGTTSLRALESASQSGQLVAGSADTALFITPGYAFKTVTRLITNFHLPKSTLLMLVSAFAGYEPIRNAYAHAIAQNYRFFSYGDAMLLTTQSRAALNLDTPVKD
- the recG gene encoding ATP-dependent DNA helicase RecG, with product MSDPKPDLPPSAKPAAKPKAAKKVVSTESRLAKLGLRTDMDLVLHLPMRYEDETKVYTIRDACLRGGESWQVEGIVTKCEVNFKPRKQLLVTIADETGNLLLRFMNFYGSQVKQLAEGTRVRARAELKHGFFGAEMVHPTYKVVNEGAPLPTALTPVYPSGEGLSQHVLRREIADAMRRIDWQDTLPDHLLREMQLSPFRAAVHLLHYPPQDIDESALMDRSHPAWVRMKFDELLAQQLSLKRAQRARRSKGAASLPIVGNLSNAFGAALPFKLTGAQARVLEEIRADLRQPYPMQRLLQGDVGSGKTVVAALSATQAIDSGYQAALMAPTEILAEQHFRKIAAWMEPLGVKVAWLTGSLKKKEKTAALALIESGEAQLVIGTHALIQDNVLFAKLGLVIVDEQHRFGVGQRLTLRNKGDSAAVPHQLMMSATPIPRTLAMTYYADLEVSVIDELPPGRSPIVTRAIDQNRRDEVIARVYAAALEGRQVYWVCPLIEESEALQLQTATDTYMMLADALPALQVGLVHGRLKPAEKQEVMDAFIAGHIHVLVATTVIEVGVDVPNASLMVIEHAERFGLSQLHQLRGRVGRGSAASVCLLLYQGPLGGVARQRLMTMRETTDGFEIARRDLEIRGPGEFLGARQSGQAMLRFADLETDQWLVDQARDVAHDLLHATTAAAAATVEAHLARWLGGKEEFLKV
- a CDS encoding REP-associated tyrosine transposase codes for the protein MTLRPQAVIRQHPEISNTDDVQAAGRNPATPETMRYRRAFQPGGSFFFTVVTAHRRPVFTSEIAVALLRDAFRAVRQKRPFAIDAIVILPDHLHCIWTLPEGDADFMTRWRLIKTRFSKRCDLENVWQQRYWEHVLRDERDFAKHVDYIHYNPVKHGLVSKAIDWPYSSFHRYVKQGWCAADWGGDGVDVAGVGRE